Proteins encoded together in one Fibrobacter sp. UWEL window:
- a CDS encoding TlpA disulfide reductase family protein, whose amino-acid sequence MRKFFSVLILALASVAFAQSESLTAQLMLPSAIKDSLPWFAVREINEASSPFTKVFLSRETAKAERTALVFFATWCNPCKAGIKRLANAQAELKEHKVNVILVNIGVREVEEKKIRSWVNSIGAGTFKLIIDPFKVMTEGFGLVGKSGEIALPKTLVVDQKMKPVKLLGQEGSDWPQILWED is encoded by the coding sequence ATGAGAAAGTTTTTTAGTGTTTTGATTTTGGCTCTTGCGTCGGTTGCCTTTGCCCAGTCCGAGTCTTTGACCGCTCAGCTGATGCTACCCAGTGCAATCAAGGATTCCTTGCCGTGGTTTGCCGTACGTGAAATCAATGAGGCCAGTTCTCCTTTTACCAAGGTTTTCCTGTCCAGGGAAACTGCAAAGGCGGAACGTACTGCTCTGGTCTTTTTTGCTACCTGGTGCAATCCCTGCAAGGCTGGCATTAAGCGTTTAGCAAACGCCCAGGCGGAATTGAAGGAACATAAGGTCAATGTAATCCTGGTAAACATCGGCGTTCGAGAAGTGGAAGAAAAGAAAATCCGCTCTTGGGTCAATAGTATTGGCGCAGGTACCTTCAAGTTGATTATCGATCCCTTCAAGGTCATGACCGAAGGCTTTGGACTTGTGGGTAAGTCTGGTGAAATCGCGCTGCCTAAGACTCTGGTCGTGGACCAGAAGATGAAACCTGTAAAGCTCCTTGGACAAGAAGGATCTGATTGGCCTCAGATTCTTTGGGAAGACTAG
- the pth gene encoding aminoacyl-tRNA hydrolase, which yields MYLIVGLGNPGTQYANTHHNAGFMAVEKLANSDDWKSEHKALTQKVTIGGQECLLAKPQTYMNLSGESVQALMTWYKIKPEQLLVFSDDINLDVGRIRCRANGSHGGQNGLRNIIEKIGDKFPRIRFGVGKCPPKFDLSNWVLAKFPPEDRPVFDEALEKVKPLVECYFKFGIEKCMERYNGK from the coding sequence ATGTACTTAATCGTTGGTCTTGGAAATCCTGGCACTCAGTATGCCAATACGCATCATAACGCAGGCTTTATGGCTGTGGAAAAATTGGCAAATTCTGATGACTGGAAATCTGAACACAAGGCCTTGACTCAGAAGGTGACCATCGGTGGTCAGGAATGCCTGCTGGCAAAGCCTCAGACCTATATGAACCTGTCTGGGGAATCCGTTCAGGCCTTGATGACCTGGTACAAGATTAAGCCGGAACAACTGCTTGTGTTTAGCGATGACATTAATTTGGATGTAGGTCGTATTCGTTGCCGCGCCAATGGTAGCCACGGTGGTCAGAACGGCCTCCGCAACATTATTGAAAAGATTGGCGACAAGTTCCCTCGCATCCGTTTCGGCGTGGGCAAGTGTCCACCAAAATTTGACCTCAGCAACTGGGTGTTGGCTAAGTTCCCTCCTGAAGATCGCCCTGTTTTTGACGAAGCCCTGGAGAAGGTGAAGCCTTTGGTGGAGTGCTACTTCAAATTTGGCATTGAAAAGTGCATGGAACGCTATAATGGAAAGTGA